The genomic stretch TTGATCGAGCCGTGCGGCGCGTGACAGGCAACGCAACCCTCGCGCATGGCGGCGTGCTCGAAAACAAACGGCCTCGCCTGTTCGCGATGACACTGACTGCACGATTCGTTCAACCGGGCCATCGCCAGGCCGCCGCGCGGTTTCATGATGTCGCTGCCGTGCGGATCATGGCATTGCACGCAGTTCATCCGGTTCTCAATGACGGGATGATGCTGTGGCAGGTTGAATTCCGCGTGTGTTTCAAGGTGGCATTGAAAACACGCGGCCGGGTCCTTGCCCGGATTGACAATCAGCCTGGCGCGTCCGCCGCCGGCTTCGACGTGTTTGCTTCCCGGCCCGTGACAGGATTCGCAACCGGCCGTCCCCGCCCATTTCAAATCGTCCCGGTAAAACCTGCCGTGTGGACTTCCGGGAAACTGGCGCGCGATCTCGGCGTGGCAGTCCGCGCACACCTTGTTGCCGACGTAATGCGCGCCTTCGATCTGCGGCGGCTCGATGACTGTCCGATCCAGCGTCGAACATGAAGTGAAAAAAAGCGGGCCGGCAGCCGCCGCTGCCAACGCGCCGGTAAGGAAACAGAATCGCCAGTGCTTCATCGCCAAAAGGGTTTGTGAAAGCGGCTGGTTTCGGGAAAAGGCCGCTCTTTTCGCGGCGACAATTGGCCCAACAACGACGTCATTTCAAGCTCATTTCCCTCAGGGAACCATTTTGTTGGTGGTCCGTCTTAACTGGACGTGGTTGGCGCGCGATTTACCTCATCTCTCGGGTTGGCAACGTCGTTTGCGTTTGCCGTCGCCGCGAATCCCGTGTCCCTGGCCAATTCAGTGACGCTCACTCCCGTCGCCGATACGACGCTGTTTGAAACCACGCCCAC from Candidatus Angelobacter sp. encodes the following:
- a CDS encoding cytochrome c3 family protein, translated to MKHWRFCFLTGALAAAAAGPLFFTSCSTLDRTVIEPPQIEGAHYVGNKVCADCHAEIARQFPGSPHGRFYRDDLKWAGTAGCESCHGPGSKHVEAGGGRARLIVNPGKDPAACFQCHLETHAEFNLPQHHPVIENRMNCVQCHDPHGSDIMKPRGGLAMARLNESCSQCHREQARPFVFEHAAMREGCVACHAPHGSINAKLLLERDANLCLRCHAQVQAMSGSIAIGKSDHTFYMQLGTCSSAGCHTAVHGSNVNRLLLY